In Nymphaea colorata isolate Beijing-Zhang1983 chromosome 3, ASM883128v2, whole genome shotgun sequence, a genomic segment contains:
- the LOC116250310 gene encoding phosphatidate phosphatase PAH2-like: METEQSKPEGDTSVCETQSGSESQRPPVDNLVEISLCKHLLSEGMGIEAASKAYDAEKVSLEKFSALGPSILKNDRLVVRINGQYFPWDAAAPIVLGMVSFGHEKTLEPKGMIAVERIEKKLEKYPSSAIVPSGGSWRFWPFGFNKSKSLTATRSLPSDCLGDTGEKSLEKQLSAAEREYMNTRSTKKVRTIIPTSEQLASLNLKEGQNIVTFTFSTAMLGKQQVDARIYLWKWNTRIVISDVDGTITILACILQSFSDDSFSI, from the exons ATGGAAACCGAGCAGAGCAAGCCTGAAGGTGATACTTCCGTTTGTGAAACTCAAAGTGGATCAGAATCCCAAAGGCCTCCAGTTGACAATCTCGTTG AAATATCTCTTTGTAAGCACTTGCTGTCTGAAGGAATGGGGATCGAAGCTGCTTCAAAGGCATATGATGCCGAGAAAGTTTCTTTAGAGAAGTTCAGTGCTTTGGGCCCATCAATTCTGAAAAATGATAGGCTTGTAGTTAGGATAAACGGTCAATACTTTCCATGGGATGCTGCAGCCCCAATTGTTCTGGGCATGGTTTCATTTGGACATGAAAAGACATTGGAACCCAAGGGCATGATTGCTGTTGAACGAATTGAAAAGAAACTTGAAAAGTACCCCTCCTCTGCAATTGTTCCCTCAGGTGGAAGCTGGAGATTCTGGCCGTTTGGTTTTAACAAATCAAAATCACTTACAGCTACTCGGTCACTCCCAAGTGATTGCTTGGGTGACACTGGTGAAAAATCTCTTGAGAAGCAACTTAGTGCAGCAGAAAGGGAGTATATGAATACAAGATCTACTAAGAAGGTCCGAACAATTATTCCAACATCTGAACAGTTGGCATCACTGAACCTGAAAGAAGGGCAGAACATAGTAACTTTTACATTTTCTACTGCAATGCTTGGAAAGCAACAG GTTGATGCTAGAATTTATCTTTGGAAATGGAACACACGGATAGTCATCTCAGATGTTGACGGAACCATCACTATACTAGCTTGCATTTTGCAATCATTTAGTGATGACAGCTTCTCCATATAA